In a single window of the Gadus chalcogrammus isolate NIFS_2021 chromosome 20, NIFS_Gcha_1.0, whole genome shotgun sequence genome:
- the LOC130373493 gene encoding zinc finger protein Helios-like, producing MEPEVPVAYSASNGQCSPRKENSRMLVDLSSSSSSTPNGKETPQGPKSPGEPAIKQEQEEETVDGDGQRSPDPEGAVPTEDRETGSEEVTTASPNNLEEGLDRTADQLLNGDRPFQCSQCGVSFTQKGNLLRHVKLHTGEKPFKCPFCSYACRRRDALTGHLRTHAVGKPHKCNYCGRSYKQRTSLEEHKERCHSFLQSVGMDRSVNTGSYPGEVSKEPRVLGEQGSRALFDRPPVIERLQNSVGKRKSTNPQKFVGEKSMRFTYPEQAYELGLKYEKEAEAMQAHMMDQVINNAISYLGTDSLRPIVQHPGLPISMADVGHMGNPLYHHVLPMPHPRLGRNSMPLLPTQPPLPPLFGGHPSSNGQGPFLRHSKHQHQQVLRLARDKSPSNGSGMDSDSARSSPQERTGVHGNSYNNNSGGGGGNNPPSSAGAHASPSRTHTGEHAHEVTRVATVGGGTGGGAPELRRAAERAAPSGEDVRVFGREGREIRAFQCENCNVLFLDHVMYTIHMGCHGYRDPLECNICGHRSKDRYEFSSHIVRGEHTFQQ from the exons ATGGAACCAGAGGTCCCTGTTGCTTACAGTGCAA GTAACGGCCAGTGCTCTCCCAGGAAGGAGAACTCGAGAATGCTGGTGGACCTGTCgtcgagcagcagcagcacacccAACGGAAAGGAAACACCCCAGGGTCCTAAGTCCCCCGGGG AACCTGCAATTaaacaggagcaggaggaggagacggtagATGGAGACGGTCAGAGAAGCCCGGATCCGGAGGGGGCGGTTCCAACGGAGGACAGAGAAACAGGTTCAGAGGAGGTCACGACGGCCAGCCCTAACAACCTAGAAGAAGGACTGGATAGGACTGCTGATCAGCTACTTAATG GGGACAGGCCCTTCCAGTGCAGCCAGTGTGGCGTGTCCTTCACCCAGAAGGGTAACCTGCTGCGCCACGTCAAGCTCCACACAGGCGAGAAGCCCTTCAAGTGCCCCTTCTGCAGCTACGCCTGCCGCCGTCGTGACGCCCTCACCGGCCACCTGCGAACACACGCAG TCGGCAAACCGCACAAGTGCAACTATTGTGGGCGGAGCTACAAACAGCGGACCTCGCTGGAGGAGCATAAGGAGCGTTGCCACAGTTTCCTACAGAGTGTTGGCATGGATCGCTCCGTCAACACTGGCTCTTACCCAG GTGAGGTCTCTAAAGAGCCCCGGGTCCTAGGAGAGCAGGGCTCCAGGGCCCTCTTCGACCGGCCCCCTGTCATCGAGAGACTCCAGAACTCTGTGGGCAAACGGAAGAGCACCAACCCCCAGAAATTTGTGG GTGAGAAGTCGATGCGCTTCACATACCCCGAGCAGGCTTATGAGCTCGGGCTGAAGTACGAGAAAGAGGCGGAGGCCATGCAGGCCCACATGATGGACCAGGTCATCAACAACGCCATCTCCTACCTTGGGACCGACTCGCTCCGGCCCATCGTCCAACACCCGGGGCTCCCCATCTCCATGGCCGACGTGGGGCACATGGGCAACCCCCTGTACCACCACGTGCTGCCCATGCCGCACCCCCGCCTTGGCCGCAACTCCATGCCGCTGCTCCCCACCCAGCCCCCGCTGCCCCCTCTCTTCGGAGGGCACCCCTCCTCCAACGGCCAGGGCCCCTTCCTCAGGCACAGcaagcaccagcaccagcaggtcCTCCGGCTGGCCCGGGACAAGTCCCCCAGCAACGGAAGCGGGATGGACTCGGACTCGGCGCGCAGCAGTCCTCAGGAGAGAACCGGTGTCCACGGCAacagctacaacaacaacagcggcggcggcggcggcaacaACCCTCCTTCGAGTGCCGGCGCGCACGCCAGCCCGTCGAGGACGCACACGGGCGAGCATGCGCACGAGGTCACACGGGTCGCAACGGTGGGAGGCGGGACCGGCGGCGGGGCGCCCGAGCTGCGCCGGGCGGCGGAGAGGGCGGCGCCAAGCGGGGAAGACGTGCGAGTGTTTGGCCGCGAGGGCCGGGAGATCCGGGCGTTTCAGTGCGAGAACTGCAACGTGCTCTTCCTGGACCACGTGATGTACACCATCCACATGGGTTGCCACGGCTACCGGGACCCGCTGGAGTGCAACATCTGCGGCCACCGCAGCAAGGACCGCTACGAGTTCTCCTCCCACATTGTGCGCGGTGAGCACACCTTCCAGCAGTAG